One Spiroplasma endosymbiont of Nebria brevicollis DNA window includes the following coding sequences:
- a CDS encoding MetS family NSS transporter small subunit, with protein MDIGAIILMVISLIITIGGFIFFIIMDFKNHDKANKIKRLVCLSLICF; from the coding sequence ATGGATATTGGTGCTATTATCTTAATGGTCATTAGTTTAATTATCACCATTGGTGGTTTTATTTTCTTTATTATTATGGATTTTAAAAATCATGATAAAGCAAATAAAATTAAAAGATTAGTTTGTCTATCCCTTATTTGTTTTTAA